Proteins encoded together in one Capricornis sumatraensis isolate serow.1 chromosome 3, serow.2, whole genome shotgun sequence window:
- the CXCR4 gene encoding C-X-C chemokine receptor type 4, whose amino-acid sequence MEGIRIFTSDNYTEDDLGSGDYDSMKEPCFREENAHFNRIFLPTVYSIIFLTGIVGNGLVILVMGYQKKLRSMTDKYRLHLSVADLLFVLTLPFWAVDAVANWYFGQFLCKAVHVIYTVNLYSSVLILAFISLDRYLAIVHATNSQRPRKLLAEKVVYVGVWLPAVLLTIPDLIFADIKEADERYICDRFYPSDLWLVVFQFQHIVVGLLLPGIVILSCYCIIISKLSHSKGYQKRKALKTTVILILTFFACWLPYYIGISIDSFILLEIIQQGCEFESTVHKWISITEALAFFHCCLNPILYAFLGAKFKTSAQHALTSVSRGSSLKILSKGKRGGHSSVSTESESSSFHSS is encoded by the coding sequence ATATTCACTTCCGATAATTACACCGAGGATGACTTGGGCTCAGGTGACTATGATTCCATGAAGGAACCCTGCTTCCGGGAGGAAAATGCCCATTTCAACCGGATCTTCCTGCCCACTGTCTACTCCATCATCTTCCTAACTGGCATAGTGGGCAACGGATTGGTCATTCTGGTCATGGGTTACCAGAAGAAACTAAGGAGCATGACGGACAAGTACAGACTGCACCTGTCTGTGGCGGACCTCCTCTTCGTCCTCACACTTCCCTTCTGGGCGGTTGATGCTGTGGCAAACTGGTACTTTGGGCAGTTCCTCTGCAAGGCAGTCCATGTCATCTACACTGTCAACCTCTACAGCAGTGTCCTCATCCTGGCCTTCATCAGTCTGGACCGGTACCTGGCTATCGTCCATGCCACCAACAGTCAGAGGCCAAGGAAGCTGCTGGCTGAAAAGGTGGTCTATGTTGGTGTCTGGCTACCCGCTGTCCTGTTGACTATTCCTGATCTCATCTTTGCCGACATCAAGGAGGCGGACGAGAGGTACATCTGTGATCGCTTCTATCCCAGCGACCTGTGGCTAGTGGTGTTTCAGTTTCAGCACATCGTGGTCGGCCTTCTCCTGCCTGGCATCGTCATCCTGTCCTGCTACTGCATTATCATCTCCAAGCTGTCCCACTCCAAGGGCTACCAGAAGCGCAAGGCCCTCAAGACCACAGTCATCCTCATCCTGACTTTCTTCGCCTGCTGGCTGCCCTACTACATTGGGATCAGCATCGACTCCTTCATCCTTCTGGAAATcatccagcaagggtgtgagttTGAGAGCACTGTGCACAAGTGGATTTCCATCACCGAGGCCCTAGCCTTTTTTCACTGCTGCCTGAATCCCATCCTCTATGCCTTCCTTGGGGCCAAATTTAAAACCTCTGCCCAGCATGCACTCACCTCTGTGAGCAGAGGGTCCAGCCTGAAGATCCTCTCCAAGGGCAAGCGAGGTGGACATTCTTCTGTCTCAACCGAGTCTGAATCTTCCAGTTTTCACTCCAGCTAA